From Immundisolibacter sp., a single genomic window includes:
- a CDS encoding aromatic ring-hydroxylating dioxygenase subunit alpha produces the protein MTDHAGLVSAAGAVQRRQIYADPAVYEQELERIFGRCWLFLVHESQIPQPGDFFRTFMGEDDVLVVRQKDGSIKAFLNTCTHRGNRLCRADRGNARAFACNYHGWAFGTDGALVNVPLEKDAYFNEIDKTRFGLVEVDQVASYKGLVFGCFDKNAPSLSEYLGDMKWYLDVWLDAQPGGTALIGETQKVELMTNWKLPVENVCGDGYHLGWAHAGAMKAVQSMDFSGFTVGNASVDLEGGLSIAGLNGHSLLATVDGVSGYSFYPDNAGILRYLEQNRPTAIERLGRQRGEKLWGSQLNLTVFPNLQFLPGLNWFRVYHPKGPGRIEQWSWAMVENAMPDDIKQRILDNQLLTFGPAGLFDNDDGDNLAACTEQSSGWRTRQIDVHTNMALGRSGPRPGFPGDIAVGVVSEHNQRYFYRRWQEHMAARNWRQVPQYNLNPLAGDEALADAG, from the coding sequence ATGACCGACCACGCCGGTCTGGTATCGGCCGCGGGCGCGGTGCAGCGTCGCCAGATCTATGCCGACCCCGCCGTCTACGAGCAGGAGCTGGAGCGTATCTTTGGCCGCTGCTGGCTGTTTCTGGTTCACGAATCGCAGATTCCGCAGCCGGGCGATTTTTTTCGCACCTTCATGGGCGAGGACGACGTGCTGGTGGTGCGCCAGAAAGACGGCTCGATCAAGGCCTTCCTGAACACCTGCACCCACCGCGGCAACCGTTTATGCCGCGCCGACCGCGGCAACGCCCGGGCCTTCGCCTGCAATTACCACGGCTGGGCCTTCGGCACCGACGGCGCGCTGGTTAACGTACCGCTGGAGAAGGACGCCTACTTCAACGAGATCGACAAGACCCGCTTTGGCCTGGTCGAGGTTGATCAGGTGGCGTCCTACAAGGGCCTGGTGTTTGGCTGTTTCGACAAGAACGCCCCCAGCCTGTCCGAGTACCTCGGCGACATGAAGTGGTACCTGGACGTGTGGCTGGACGCCCAGCCCGGCGGCACGGCGCTGATCGGCGAGACGCAAAAGGTCGAGCTCATGACCAACTGGAAGCTGCCGGTCGAGAACGTCTGCGGAGACGGCTATCACCTCGGCTGGGCCCACGCCGGCGCCATGAAGGCCGTGCAGAGCATGGATTTCTCGGGCTTCACGGTCGGCAACGCCAGCGTCGATCTGGAAGGTGGACTGTCGATTGCCGGCCTGAACGGTCACTCGCTACTGGCCACCGTGGACGGCGTGTCCGGCTACAGCTTTTATCCGGACAACGCCGGCATCCTGCGCTACCTGGAACAAAACCGCCCAACCGCCATCGAGCGCCTGGGGCGGCAGCGTGGCGAGAAGCTGTGGGGATCGCAGCTGAACCTGACCGTGTTCCCGAATTTGCAGTTCCTGCCGGGCCTGAACTGGTTCCGCGTCTACCACCCCAAGGGGCCGGGGCGCATCGAGCAGTGGAGCTGGGCCATGGTCGAGAACGCCATGCCGGACGACATCAAGCAACGCATTCTCGACAATCAGTTGCTCACCTTCGGCCCGGCCGGGCTGTTCGACAACGACGACGGCGACAACCTGGCCGCCTGCACCGAGCAAAGCAGCGGCTGGCGTACGCGCCAGATCGATGTACACACCAATATGGCGCTTGGCCGCAGCGGACCCCGGCCGGGCTTTCCCGGCGACATCGCGGTCGGCGTGGTCAGCGAGCACAACCAGCGCTACTTCTACCGACGTTGGCAGGAGCACATGGCGGCCCGGAATTGGCGTCAGGTGCCCCAGTACAACCTGAACCCGCTGGCGGGTGACGAGGCCTTGGCCGATGCCGGCTGA
- a CDS encoding sigma 54-interacting transcriptional regulator, with the protein MSQSVPSPSLPDIRDLAEQVRFTPDTGRIWVRDQRGVLLTASVYGALRHELIDRLGSSVVRELLSRIGYAEGGRDAEAARRLRPNVSYFDAFAVGPQVHALAGFGWSQVIHLHAEPESGAFAGEFVVHDSLEASVHVDAYGTSPEPVCWMQTGYASGFASAFAGRPILMREVECRGMGHEACRLIGKPLDEWLSEAPDTRYYQPEASVNRFADLEAGESDGVVGISAGFGAAMHLLRKAADSRATLLFVGETGVGKEVFARLAHRMSGRREQPFIAVNCAALPENLIEAELFGVVKGAYTGASTSRAGRFERADGGTLFLDEVTSLSLAAQGKLLRALQEHEIERVGDSQTRRVDVRVMAACNEDLYHAVEAKQFREDLYFRLTTFPVPIPPLRERRDDIPLLMAYLLRRFCATYGKAVPGFTARAVEALFGYDFPGNIRELENLIERAVLLAAEGEAIDLPQLALRGGLSRPSAFALDPAGRLSDSRHGLREQAAALLASGTGQHRFDAIEQALLEQAVADSQGNLAAAARQLGLTRRQVALRLQKHRVNTSAAAD; encoded by the coding sequence ATGTCGCAATCCGTACCCAGCCCCAGCCTGCCCGACATCCGCGACCTGGCCGAACAGGTCCGCTTCACACCCGACACCGGGCGTATCTGGGTCCGGGACCAGCGCGGCGTATTGCTGACCGCCAGCGTGTACGGCGCCCTGCGGCACGAGTTGATCGATCGCCTGGGGTCCTCGGTGGTGCGCGAATTGCTCTCACGCATCGGCTATGCCGAAGGCGGCCGCGATGCCGAGGCGGCTCGCCGGCTGCGCCCGAACGTGAGCTATTTCGATGCCTTTGCGGTCGGACCGCAGGTGCACGCACTGGCAGGCTTTGGCTGGTCGCAGGTGATCCACCTGCATGCGGAGCCTGAAAGCGGTGCCTTTGCAGGCGAGTTCGTGGTCCACGATTCGCTGGAAGCCAGTGTCCACGTTGACGCCTACGGCACCAGTCCGGAACCGGTGTGCTGGATGCAGACCGGCTACGCCAGCGGATTTGCCAGCGCCTTCGCCGGACGGCCTATCCTGATGCGCGAAGTGGAGTGCCGCGGCATGGGCCACGAGGCCTGCCGGCTGATCGGCAAGCCGCTGGACGAGTGGCTCAGCGAGGCGCCGGATACCCGCTATTACCAGCCGGAGGCGTCGGTGAACCGCTTCGCCGACCTGGAGGCTGGCGAATCCGACGGCGTGGTCGGCATCTCGGCTGGCTTTGGCGCCGCCATGCACCTGCTGCGCAAGGCGGCGGACAGCCGTGCCACGCTGCTGTTCGTGGGCGAAACCGGCGTCGGAAAGGAAGTTTTCGCGCGCCTCGCGCACCGCATGAGTGGCCGCCGCGAGCAGCCGTTCATCGCCGTCAACTGCGCAGCGCTGCCTGAGAATCTGATCGAAGCCGAGCTGTTTGGCGTGGTCAAGGGTGCCTACACCGGGGCCAGCACATCACGCGCTGGCCGCTTTGAGCGCGCCGACGGCGGCACGCTGTTCCTGGACGAGGTGACCAGCCTGAGCCTGGCCGCGCAGGGCAAGCTGCTGCGGGCCCTGCAGGAGCACGAGATCGAACGCGTCGGTGACAGTCAAACGCGACGCGTCGACGTACGCGTCATGGCCGCCTGTAACGAGGACCTGTACCACGCCGTGGAGGCCAAGCAGTTTCGCGAGGATCTGTATTTCCGTCTCACCACCTTTCCGGTGCCGATTCCGCCGCTGCGCGAGCGACGCGACGATATCCCGTTACTGATGGCCTATCTGCTGCGGCGCTTTTGCGCCACGTACGGCAAGGCCGTGCCCGGGTTCACCGCCCGGGCGGTCGAAGCGCTGTTCGGGTATGACTTTCCCGGCAACATTCGCGAGCTTGAAAATCTTATCGAGCGGGCGGTGCTGCTGGCCGCCGAGGGCGAGGCCATCGACCTGCCGCAGCTTGCCCTGCGTGGCGGCCTGTCGCGTCCATCGGCGTTTGCGCTGGACCCCGCCGGGCGGCTGAGCGACAGCCGCCACGGCCTGCGCGAACAGGCCGCCGCCCTGCTGGCCTCAGGCACCGGCCAGCACCGCTTCGACGCCATCGAACAGGCCCTGCTGGAACAGGCGGTAGCCGACAGCCAGGGCAACCTCGCGGCAGCCGCGCGGCAGCTCGGCCTGACCCGCCGGCAGGTCGCACTACGTTTGCAAAAACACCGGGTGAACACGTCGGCCGCCGCGGACTGA
- a CDS encoding DUF4282 domain-containing protein, with the protein MRDIFFFDSMLTPKIITIVYWILLFAVVVSGIGSMFAGKFLWGLVALVGGAVGARIWCELLIVLFKINDNIKQLAEPGKEAE; encoded by the coding sequence ATGCGAGACATATTCTTTTTCGACTCGATGCTGACACCGAAGATCATCACGATCGTCTACTGGATTTTGCTGTTCGCTGTCGTCGTGAGCGGCATCGGCAGCATGTTTGCCGGCAAGTTTCTGTGGGGTCTGGTAGCCCTGGTCGGCGGAGCGGTTGGTGCGCGTATCTGGTGCGAGCTGCTGATCGTGCTGTTCAAGATCAACGACAACATCAAGCAACTGGCCGAGCCTGGAAAAGAGGCGGAATAA
- a CDS encoding DUF711 family protein, translating to MEVRAITVFASAATLAEPDRLAELGRTAATLRGHIENAGIKVQSLRLATPPAPGWISEPAALPQAAVALEASAKQAGFKHLAVGTIGPGPDQAAWLAAVPTALAGTQWLFCSAELLGADSAAFGACAQTVLANSRLGNDGFANLRFAAAFGMPPAGPFFPAAYTAEGADDGFALAIEAADLAVTAAAEAPNLDHFVAGLAEMLTRRLQPLTALANRHAGRAVFHGIDCALAPYPSPERSLGTAIESLTATPFGGPGTLAAVAALRCAVTAASFPKTGFNAPMLIVLEDAVLAARSGETGFGWAELLACAAAGSCGPDVVPLPGDLPVARLVAALRDVAALAESIGRPLEMRVLPLPNRVTGDATDFSFDYFAPGRVLAL from the coding sequence ATGGAGGTTCGCGCCATTACCGTGTTCGCCAGCGCGGCGACACTGGCCGAGCCGGATCGCCTGGCGGAACTGGGCCGGACTGCGGCGACCTTACGCGGCCATATCGAGAATGCCGGCATCAAAGTGCAAAGCCTGCGCCTGGCCACGCCACCGGCGCCAGGCTGGATCAGCGAGCCGGCCGCCCTGCCGCAGGCAGCGGTAGCGCTTGAGGCCAGTGCCAAGCAGGCCGGTTTCAAGCACCTGGCTGTTGGCACCATCGGACCCGGACCCGACCAGGCGGCCTGGCTGGCGGCCGTGCCGACCGCGCTCGCCGGCACCCAGTGGCTGTTCTGCTCGGCGGAATTACTCGGCGCCGACAGCGCCGCTTTCGGTGCCTGCGCGCAGACGGTGCTCGCCAACAGCCGGCTGGGCAACGACGGCTTTGCCAACCTGCGCTTTGCGGCGGCTTTCGGCATGCCGCCGGCCGGGCCGTTTTTTCCGGCCGCCTACACCGCCGAGGGCGCGGACGACGGTTTCGCGCTGGCCATCGAGGCGGCCGATCTGGCGGTGACCGCGGCTGCGGAAGCACCCAACCTGGACCACTTCGTCGCGGGTTTGGCCGAGATGCTCACCCGTCGGTTGCAGCCACTGACCGCATTGGCCAACCGACATGCCGGGCGGGCGGTGTTCCACGGCATCGATTGCGCGCTGGCCCCGTACCCGAGCCCGGAGCGCTCGCTCGGCACCGCCATCGAGTCACTCACGGCAACACCCTTTGGCGGGCCAGGCACGCTGGCCGCGGTTGCTGCGCTGCGCTGCGCCGTTACCGCGGCCAGCTTCCCGAAGACCGGCTTCAACGCGCCAATGCTGATCGTGCTTGAGGACGCGGTGCTTGCCGCGCGCAGCGGCGAAACCGGGTTCGGCTGGGCCGAGTTGCTGGCCTGCGCGGCGGCCGGCAGCTGCGGGCCTGACGTAGTGCCATTGCCGGGCGACCTGCCCGTGGCCCGCCTGGTGGCGGCCCTGCGCGACGTGGCGGCTCTGGCCGAGAGCATCGGCAGGCCACTGGAAATGCGCGTGCTGCCGTTGCCCAATCGCGTAACCGGTGACGCCACCGATTTCAGCTTCGATTACTTCGCGCCGGGCCGGGTGCTGGCGCTATGA
- a CDS encoding VOC family protein: MSDTRLCPQRLGYVHLKVKDLDESLAFWTRAVPLEISARQGSKVYLRGGMQHHWMVLEQSPEPGLGRIALEVENRAELDAFEAHLKVLGIKAQAGDGLDTDRVDRYLRFNDPSGNPLELYCDMVAMPNPPQARTVQLLDIQHVVLAAGDTRAATAFYRDVVGMRESDWVERDVCFLHMKNGWHHGIGVGSFGGAASGLNHICFQPPGLDDVMRARANVRKLGYTITMDLLRHAPSTSVGFYFAGPDTVAEMSFGARHFTEDAPPKPRLLARGLDTIDVWQQGLVDNEQSVIDELRKMAERQQATGGA, translated from the coding sequence ATGTCCGATACGCGTCTTTGCCCCCAGCGTCTGGGGTACGTGCACCTAAAGGTCAAGGATCTCGATGAGTCACTGGCCTTTTGGACCCGGGCGGTACCGCTCGAAATCAGCGCCCGCCAGGGCAGCAAGGTGTATTTGCGCGGCGGCATGCAGCACCACTGGATGGTGCTGGAACAGTCGCCCGAGCCCGGCCTCGGGCGCATTGCGCTGGAGGTCGAAAACCGTGCCGAACTGGACGCCTTCGAAGCCCATCTGAAGGTGCTCGGCATCAAGGCACAGGCAGGCGATGGCCTGGATACGGACCGCGTGGACCGCTACCTCAGATTCAATGACCCGTCCGGCAATCCGCTTGAACTGTATTGCGACATGGTCGCCATGCCGAACCCACCGCAGGCGCGCACGGTGCAGTTGCTCGACATCCAGCACGTGGTGCTGGCAGCCGGCGACACCCGCGCTGCGACGGCGTTCTACCGCGACGTGGTTGGCATGCGCGAGTCGGACTGGGTGGAGCGCGACGTGTGCTTCCTGCACATGAAAAATGGCTGGCACCACGGCATCGGTGTCGGCAGTTTCGGCGGCGCGGCCAGTGGCCTGAACCACATCTGCTTCCAGCCGCCGGGGCTGGACGACGTCATGCGGGCGCGCGCCAATGTGCGCAAGCTCGGTTACACCATCACCATGGATCTGCTGCGCCACGCGCCGTCCACCTCGGTCGGTTTCTATTTCGCCGGACCGGACACCGTGGCCGAGATGAGTTTCGGTGCCCGCCATTTCACCGAGGACGCACCGCCCAAGCCGCGCCTGCTGGCGCGGGGTCTGGACACCATCGACGTGTGGCAGCAGGGCCTGGTGGACAACGAGCAGTCGGTGATCGACGAGTTGAGAAAAATGGCCGAACGCCAACAGGCAACCGGCGGCGCCTGA
- a CDS encoding PQQ-binding-like beta-propeller repeat protein, with amino-acid sequence MSNKCLLALVLGTLIAPASALDIQGRVSAAGQPLAGVLVTAEDRESGDNDNPASVSAFSDSAGRFVLPGLIHARAAQVTLRTHKIGYRQAAQEWDAAQSGQPLTVNLRLAAVDNVADQVPASAWLARFPLDERGARFVAGQCAGCHQFPSRQVQRFASSLASLGEAEKQERWTEATRQENERLKERVWRGAVQTMRGLALRFSADSPVRWGIDEKHPEYAKLMTADFSLFNQEEETAGAAALARYLGSDFSTFSLADYPAAATPLAATAKTRITEYALHTGGWTREIAWTPAGGQLWLVEDDADRIARLDPKTGRLRWIDLPGSSQHPQGPHTINADREGNIWLSLEESYAIARLDPKTEQWRIYPGFGEFSIAHDACVDSDRYVAFDGKGRLWLTLIGQNELASLDPATGDIQRFPMPKKEGEAAFHAALYGCVMSADRKQVWFTQLNGIVGGFDVETGKLQTSLTFPLGTIPHRMAIDDGDVIYVALSGDGQVLAYDTRAGKELARHPLPDRNASPYALTWDPRRRVVWVAASNTDVIYRLNPADGAVSVLPLPRPRAFLRMIDLDRTSGDLWTTYAHLPINRGPNYAVRIEVGD; translated from the coding sequence GTGAGTAACAAGTGTTTGCTTGCCTTGGTGCTGGGTACCCTGATCGCGCCGGCAAGCGCCCTGGACATCCAGGGCCGGGTGAGCGCAGCTGGCCAGCCGCTCGCGGGCGTACTGGTTACCGCCGAAGACCGGGAGAGCGGCGACAACGACAACCCGGCCTCGGTGTCCGCGTTCAGCGACTCCGCTGGCCGCTTTGTGCTGCCCGGGCTCATCCACGCCCGCGCGGCGCAAGTGACGCTGCGCACGCACAAAATCGGATATCGCCAGGCGGCGCAGGAATGGGATGCGGCACAAAGCGGTCAGCCGCTGACGGTGAATCTGCGTCTTGCCGCTGTCGACAACGTGGCCGACCAGGTGCCGGCATCCGCGTGGCTGGCCAGGTTCCCGCTGGACGAGCGCGGCGCGCGCTTTGTTGCCGGCCAATGCGCCGGCTGCCACCAGTTCCCGAGCCGACAGGTGCAGCGTTTCGCCTCCAGCCTCGCCAGTCTGGGCGAAGCCGAGAAGCAGGAACGCTGGACCGAGGCCACCCGGCAGGAGAACGAGCGCCTCAAGGAACGTGTCTGGCGCGGCGCGGTGCAGACCATGCGCGGGCTGGCACTGCGCTTCTCGGCCGACTCGCCGGTGCGCTGGGGAATCGACGAGAAACACCCCGAATACGCCAAGCTGATGACCGCCGACTTCAGCCTGTTCAATCAGGAAGAAGAAACCGCCGGCGCGGCCGCCCTGGCGCGGTATCTGGGCAGCGATTTCAGCACCTTCAGTCTGGCCGACTATCCGGCCGCCGCCACGCCGCTGGCGGCCACCGCCAAGACACGCATCACCGAGTACGCTTTGCATACCGGCGGCTGGACGCGCGAGATCGCCTGGACCCCGGCCGGCGGCCAGTTGTGGTTGGTGGAGGACGACGCCGACCGCATCGCCAGGCTCGATCCCAAGACCGGCCGCTTGCGCTGGATCGACTTGCCGGGGTCATCGCAGCACCCGCAGGGACCGCACACCATCAACGCCGATCGCGAGGGCAATATCTGGCTCTCGCTGGAGGAGAGCTACGCGATCGCCAGGCTCGATCCGAAGACCGAGCAATGGCGGATATACCCCGGCTTTGGCGAGTTCTCGATTGCGCATGACGCGTGTGTCGACAGCGATCGCTACGTCGCTTTCGACGGTAAGGGTCGCCTGTGGTTGACCCTGATCGGCCAGAACGAACTGGCGTCGCTGGACCCGGCCACCGGCGACATCCAGCGCTTTCCAATGCCCAAAAAAGAGGGCGAGGCGGCCTTTCACGCGGCCCTTTATGGCTGCGTGATGAGCGCCGATCGCAAACAGGTCTGGTTCACCCAGCTGAACGGCATCGTGGGCGGTTTCGACGTCGAAACCGGAAAATTACAGACCTCGCTCACGTTCCCGCTCGGGACCATCCCGCACCGAATGGCCATTGACGATGGCGACGTGATCTACGTCGCGCTGTCCGGCGATGGCCAGGTGCTGGCCTACGACACCCGGGCCGGTAAGGAGCTCGCCCGTCACCCGCTGCCGGACCGCAACGCCTCGCCGTATGCCCTGACCTGGGATCCGCGCCGACGCGTGGTGTGGGTGGCCGCCTCCAATACTGACGTCATCTACCGCCTGAACCCGGCCGACGGCGCCGTAAGCGTGCTGCCACTGCCCCGTCCGCGGGCCTTTTTGCGCATGATCGATCTGGATCGTACCAGCGGTGATCTGTGGACCACCTACGCCCACCTGCCGATCAACCGGGGACCCAATTACGCGGTACGGATCGAGGTGGGGGATTGA